In the Pseudonocardia cypriaca genome, one interval contains:
- a CDS encoding NADP-dependent oxidoreductase: MWEIVVKALQFDRFGSPDVIALRDVPAPEPAPGQIRIAVRACGLTPADWHTVDGLLADRLPPLPRGLGFEIAGTVDALGAGVTGVEIGESVFGPAIFDGPTAGAAEYALMAAWARTPEGVTAEQAAALPMAAETAWRALDDLGVQPGELLLVHGAGSTVGEAAVRLALHRGVRVIATAGPTRTAALEAAGARVTGYGEGMAERVIALAAGRVDRALDTAPTGGRVDRADEASPAGGSLPTLIELTGDPDRVLTVSDFAAAAELGARTTRIDMRYERLGEFARLAGEGVLVVSVARTYTLDQIQEAAKLSRSRRPGGKLVLVL; this comes from the coding sequence ATGTGGGAGATCGTCGTGAAGGCTCTTCAGTTCGACCGGTTCGGGTCCCCGGACGTGATCGCGCTCCGCGACGTCCCTGCGCCGGAGCCGGCACCCGGCCAGATCCGGATCGCCGTGCGGGCGTGCGGCCTGACCCCGGCCGACTGGCACACGGTCGACGGCCTCCTCGCCGATCGGCTGCCGCCGCTGCCGCGCGGGCTCGGCTTCGAGATCGCGGGCACCGTCGACGCGCTCGGTGCGGGCGTCACCGGCGTCGAGATCGGTGAGAGCGTGTTCGGTCCGGCGATCTTCGACGGCCCGACGGCAGGAGCCGCCGAGTATGCGCTGATGGCGGCCTGGGCACGCACGCCCGAGGGCGTCACCGCCGAGCAGGCCGCCGCGCTGCCGATGGCCGCCGAAACGGCGTGGCGCGCGCTCGACGACCTCGGCGTGCAGCCGGGCGAGCTGCTGCTCGTCCACGGCGCGGGCTCCACCGTCGGTGAAGCGGCCGTACGCTTGGCGCTGCACCGGGGGGTCCGGGTGATCGCCACCGCCGGGCCGACCCGGACCGCCGCTCTGGAAGCGGCCGGCGCCCGGGTGACCGGCTACGGCGAGGGCATGGCCGAACGCGTCATCGCTCTGGCCGCAGGGCGGGTCGACCGCGCGCTGGACACGGCCCCGACCGGCGGCCGGGTCGACCGCGCCGACGAGGCGAGCCCGGCCGGTGGCTCGCTGCCGACCCTGATCGAGCTGACCGGCGACCCCGACCGCGTCCTGACCGTCTCGGACTTCGCAGCCGCGGCCGAGCTGGGCGCCCGGACCACCCGCATCGACATGCGCTACGAGCGGCTGGGCGAGTTCGCCCGGCTGGCCGGGGAAGGCGTCCTGGTCGTATCGGTCGCCCGCACCTACACCCTCGACCAGATCCAGGAGGCGGCCAAGCTCAGCCGGTCCCGCCGGCCCGGCGGCAAGCTCGTCCTCGTCCTGTGA
- a CDS encoding YbhB/YbcL family Raf kinase inhibitor-like protein: protein MSANDPFARHPEVASFTVTSTTVTDGAAWSPDQYSGIFGVPGGKDISPQLSWHGAPEGTKSYVVTVYDPDAPTGSGFWHWAVADIPAAVTELPEGAGDDTGSGLPEGAFQLRNDAGAARFIGAAPPAGHGPHRYFVAVHALDVESIGVPADATPAVLGFTMFGHTLGRAVLIATGETPA, encoded by the coding sequence ATGAGCGCCAACGACCCCTTCGCCCGCCACCCGGAGGTGGCCTCCTTCACGGTCACCAGCACCACCGTCACCGACGGCGCCGCCTGGTCGCCCGACCAGTACTCCGGCATCTTCGGCGTCCCGGGCGGGAAGGACATCTCCCCGCAGCTGTCCTGGCACGGCGCCCCGGAAGGCACCAAGAGCTACGTCGTCACCGTCTACGACCCCGACGCCCCCACCGGGTCCGGGTTCTGGCACTGGGCGGTCGCCGACATCCCTGCCGCCGTCACCGAGCTGCCCGAAGGCGCAGGCGACGACACCGGCTCGGGCCTGCCCGAGGGCGCCTTCCAGCTGCGCAACGACGCCGGCGCGGCCCGCTTCATCGGCGCCGCGCCGCCGGCCGGGCACGGGCCCCACCGCTACTTCGTCGCGGTGCACGCCCTCGACGTCGAGTCCATCGGCGTGCCGGCGGACGCCACCCCGGCCGTCCTCGGCTTCACCATGTTCGGGCACACCCTCGGCCGCGCGGTCCTGATCGCCACCGGCGAGACCCCCGCCTGA
- a CDS encoding MarR family winged helix-turn-helix transcriptional regulator, which translates to MSRSGADLALSLLGGFRTLVDAAITELSRRGFDDVRPVHDFAMRAIAAGADTASELGRSLSISKQSAARTIAVLQERGYVSREPDPRDARRKRLQVTELGLEVLHTGEEIFDGLREQWSQKIGAGAFETFETHLTSLVGAQPVRFDTPGWMARDLGSRLE; encoded by the coding sequence GTGTCCCGGTCCGGCGCCGATCTGGCCCTGTCGCTGCTCGGCGGCTTCCGCACCCTGGTCGACGCCGCGATCACCGAGCTGTCCCGCCGCGGCTTCGACGACGTGCGCCCCGTGCACGACTTCGCCATGCGCGCGATCGCCGCGGGCGCCGACACCGCGTCCGAACTGGGTCGCAGCCTCTCGATCTCCAAGCAGTCAGCGGCACGGACGATCGCGGTGCTCCAGGAACGCGGATACGTGTCCCGCGAGCCGGATCCGCGCGACGCCCGGCGCAAACGCCTGCAGGTGACCGAGCTCGGGCTGGAAGTCCTGCACACCGGCGAGGAGATCTTCGACGGGCTGCGCGAGCAGTGGTCCCAGAAGATCGGCGCCGGTGCTTTCGAGACGTTCGAGACCCACCTGACGTCACTGGTCGGAGCACAGCCCGTGCGCTTCGACACGCCCGGCTGGATGGCCCGAGACCTGGGGTCCCGTCTCGAATGA
- a CDS encoding alpha/beta fold hydrolase, whose translation MVIAPVGETVSGVEHHRVEVNGTALHYVSAGTSGSPILLVHGFPETWWAFREVIPLLAADHRVFAVDLRGFGDSDNQPGDYGSAAAAEDLHQLIAHLGVGPVHLVGQDISGATVLRLAATHPQDVAGLVGIEMGLPGFGLEALADVTRGGTWYIGVLAAPGIPEMLLAGREREFLGGFVFTTMSATPGAITDRDVEEFARTYSRPNGWRGAGGLYRSMLQEGPEIRELARDRGLSMPVLAVGAGGGSFTADTLAQVARAQVRTVTLDGVGHYAAMEAPRDVAEAILDFTASVDAA comes from the coding sequence ATGGTCATCGCGCCGGTCGGTGAGACGGTGTCGGGTGTCGAGCACCATCGGGTCGAGGTCAACGGCACGGCTCTGCACTACGTGTCAGCGGGTACGAGCGGATCTCCGATCCTGCTGGTCCACGGGTTCCCCGAGACGTGGTGGGCCTTCCGCGAGGTCATCCCGCTGCTCGCGGCGGACCATCGGGTCTTCGCGGTCGACCTGCGCGGTTTCGGCGACTCCGACAACCAGCCGGGCGACTACGGCAGCGCGGCCGCGGCCGAGGATCTCCACCAGCTGATCGCGCACCTGGGTGTGGGGCCGGTGCACCTGGTCGGGCAGGACATCAGCGGGGCGACGGTCCTCCGCCTGGCCGCCACCCATCCGCAGGACGTGGCCGGCCTCGTCGGGATCGAGATGGGACTTCCCGGCTTCGGTCTCGAGGCGCTGGCGGACGTCACCCGGGGCGGCACCTGGTACATCGGCGTGCTGGCCGCCCCCGGCATCCCGGAGATGCTGCTGGCCGGGCGCGAGCGCGAGTTCTTGGGTGGGTTCGTGTTCACCACGATGAGCGCGACACCCGGTGCGATCACCGACCGCGATGTCGAGGAGTTCGCCCGGACCTACTCCCGCCCGAACGGCTGGCGCGGCGCCGGCGGCCTCTACCGGTCGATGCTGCAGGAGGGACCCGAGATCAGGGAGCTCGCCCGGGACCGGGGGCTGAGCATGCCGGTGCTGGCGGTGGGCGCGGGCGGCGGCTCGTTCACCGCTGACACCCTGGCCCAGGTCGCCAGGGCGCAGGTGCGGACGGTGACGCTGGACGGCGTCGGGCACTACGCCGCGATGGAAGCTCCCCGCGACGTCGCCGAGGCGATCCTCGACTTCACCGCGAGCGTGGACGCCGCCTGA
- a CDS encoding MFS transporter produces the protein MSATLHDPPDRTGPAALGPAGEIRRGWRALTAATVGIGTGVAVLPFYTNGLFIPELEAEFGWSRSQLSSLQLVGSTIIVLTAPLVGAVIDRYGVRIPSTLSLLALGAAYFLLAAGGASFAGYLLVFALMFLLAAASTPVSFTRAVNERFDRARGLALGVALGGAGLVAFLVPQLLGARIAEDWRSGYQVLGAAVLVGAVLVLLLMPRPTAARSTEPVRTAAPGIAPVLRTALFARLAAAFLTLALAVGGLTLHLVPMLRDAGVAPASAAGTAGLVGIAVIVGRVSVGLLVDRFFAPRVAAAVLTVAAAGYLALLLGGPGLAAAAALGVGLALGAEVDLIGYLTARYYGMARYGRLFGVFYAVFTLGVGASPLLMAWLRSATGGYGVALLVAVGLLAVAGALLATAPRFPAPGQEELP, from the coding sequence ATGAGTGCAACGCTGCACGACCCGCCCGACCGCACCGGCCCCGCCGCGCTCGGCCCCGCGGGGGAGATCCGCCGCGGCTGGCGCGCGCTCACCGCCGCCACGGTGGGCATCGGCACCGGCGTCGCGGTGCTGCCCTTCTACACCAACGGCCTGTTCATCCCGGAGCTCGAGGCGGAGTTCGGCTGGAGCCGCAGCCAGCTCTCCTCGCTCCAGCTCGTCGGATCGACGATCATCGTGTTGACCGCGCCGCTGGTCGGCGCCGTCATCGACCGGTACGGGGTGCGCATCCCGTCGACGCTGTCCCTCCTCGCACTCGGCGCCGCCTACTTCCTGCTCGCCGCCGGCGGCGCCTCCTTCGCGGGCTACCTGCTGGTGTTCGCCCTGATGTTCCTGCTGGCCGCGGCGTCCACCCCGGTCTCGTTCACCCGCGCTGTGAACGAGCGGTTCGACCGGGCCCGCGGCCTGGCGCTCGGCGTCGCCCTGGGCGGCGCCGGCCTCGTGGCCTTCCTCGTCCCCCAGCTGCTCGGCGCCCGGATCGCCGAGGACTGGCGCAGCGGCTACCAGGTCCTGGGCGCCGCGGTGCTCGTCGGCGCGGTGCTCGTCCTCCTGCTGATGCCCCGCCCTACCGCCGCCCGTTCGACCGAACCGGTCCGCACGGCGGCACCGGGGATCGCACCCGTGCTGCGCACCGCCCTGTTCGCCCGCCTCGCGGCGGCCTTCCTCACGCTCGCGCTCGCCGTCGGCGGGCTCACGCTGCACCTGGTCCCCATGCTGCGCGACGCCGGCGTGGCCCCGGCGTCCGCCGCGGGCACCGCCGGGCTCGTCGGCATCGCGGTGATCGTCGGACGGGTGTCGGTCGGGCTGCTCGTCGACCGGTTCTTCGCCCCGCGCGTCGCCGCCGCCGTGCTCACCGTGGCCGCAGCCGGCTACCTCGCGCTGCTGCTCGGCGGGCCGGGACTCGCCGCCGCGGCTGCGCTCGGCGTCGGCCTCGCGCTCGGCGCCGAGGTCGACCTCATCGGCTACCTCACCGCCCGCTACTACGGGATGGCCCGCTACGGCCGGCTGTTCGGCGTGTTCTACGCCGTTTTCACCCTCGGCGTGGGCGCGAGCCCTCTGCTGATGGCGTGGCTGCGCAGCGCCACGGGCGGATACGGCGTCGCGCTCCTCGTGGCCGTCGGGCTGCTCGCCGTGGCGGGCGCGCTGCTCGCCACGGCGCCGCGGTTCCCCGCCCCCGGACAGGAGGAGCTCCCGTGA
- a CDS encoding fumarylacetoacetate hydrolase family protein: MRWVTYDGGAGPRAGLVDGETVRGLPAAVTLLSLLGDDGETLAEAGAAARREPVEVRPLSDIRLLAPIPRPPSIRDGLCFLDHLRGCYRAMGRSTQLPPVWLETPAFYFANPAAVVGPHDDVPVAPGSTLFDLELEVGAVIGRGGRDLHPDTAERHIVGYTLYNDWTARDHQQRDMAQGIGMGKSKDSAITLGPALVTVDELEPHRRDGRLAFELSATVNDREIAKGSLADMDWTYGELLAFVSRGTELVPGDVIGSGTVPGGCLLEHVDTPEMASFTGWLQPGDVVSLRGDGLGETRQVVRPAPAFVPLSTRT; this comes from the coding sequence GTGAGGTGGGTGACCTACGACGGCGGCGCCGGACCGCGGGCGGGCCTCGTCGACGGCGAGACCGTCCGCGGCCTCCCGGCCGCCGTGACGCTGCTGTCGCTCCTTGGCGACGACGGCGAGACCCTCGCCGAGGCCGGCGCGGCCGCCCGCCGCGAGCCCGTCGAGGTCCGGCCCCTCTCGGACATCCGGTTGCTCGCCCCGATCCCCCGGCCGCCGTCGATCCGGGACGGGCTGTGCTTCCTGGACCACCTCCGCGGCTGCTACCGGGCGATGGGCCGCTCCACGCAGCTGCCTCCGGTCTGGCTGGAGACACCGGCGTTCTACTTCGCCAACCCCGCAGCCGTCGTCGGCCCGCACGACGACGTCCCGGTCGCCCCCGGCAGCACGCTGTTCGACCTCGAGCTCGAGGTAGGTGCGGTCATCGGGCGCGGCGGGCGCGACCTGCACCCCGACACCGCCGAGCGACACATCGTCGGCTACACCCTCTACAACGACTGGACCGCACGCGACCACCAGCAGCGCGACATGGCCCAGGGCATCGGCATGGGCAAGAGCAAGGACAGCGCGATCACCCTCGGGCCGGCCCTGGTCACCGTCGACGAGCTGGAGCCCCATCGCCGCGACGGTCGCCTGGCCTTCGAGCTCAGCGCCACGGTGAACGACCGGGAGATCGCGAAGGGGTCGCTCGCCGACATGGACTGGACCTACGGCGAGCTGCTCGCCTTCGTCTCCCGGGGCACCGAACTGGTGCCCGGCGACGTGATCGGCTCGGGCACCGTGCCCGGCGGTTGCCTGCTCGAGCACGTCGACACCCCGGAGATGGCCTCGTTCACCGGCTGGCTGCAGCCCGGCGACGTCGTCTCGCTGCGCGGCGACGGCCTCGGCGAGACCCGGCAGGTCGTCCGGCCCGCACCCGCCTTCGTCCCGCTCAGCACCCGCACCTGA
- a CDS encoding iron-siderophore ABC transporter substrate-binding protein — MSSRMSLRLLAGAAALAVAVTACGGPAQSPGGSQAPAPQQAAPGMPVTIDHALGSTTITAPPQRVVTVGWSDQDPVLALGVQPVGTTEWFNEQPGAIFPWATGAASGPTPEIVSNAGEINFEKVAALRPDLILALYEGLDRSEYDTLSKIAPTVAHSAQYDPFGAPWQDMTLTAGRALGREQQAMDLVADVERRFVAVRAAHPQWAQLTMLVMAAAEGGTYQVFSPQDPKSRFFAELGFRTEPPWLGARVQDNVATVSAEEFELLDVDRLAWTSDPDTMQVLRDDPIYNRLDVVRSGRVSYFDYTTPPFPGAAITFNSVLSIPYALEQVVPELERMDARR, encoded by the coding sequence GTGAGTTCCCGAATGTCCCTGCGCCTGCTCGCAGGCGCCGCCGCGCTGGCCGTTGCCGTCACCGCGTGCGGTGGGCCCGCGCAGTCACCCGGGGGCTCGCAAGCGCCGGCCCCGCAGCAGGCAGCTCCCGGGATGCCGGTAACCATCGACCACGCCCTCGGGTCCACCACCATCACCGCCCCGCCACAGCGGGTGGTGACCGTCGGCTGGAGCGACCAGGACCCCGTGCTCGCGCTGGGCGTGCAGCCGGTCGGCACGACCGAGTGGTTCAACGAGCAACCGGGTGCGATCTTCCCGTGGGCCACCGGCGCCGCGAGCGGCCCCACCCCGGAGATCGTCTCGAACGCCGGTGAGATCAACTTCGAGAAGGTGGCCGCGCTGCGGCCGGACCTGATCCTGGCCCTGTACGAGGGTCTCGACCGGTCCGAGTACGACACCCTGTCGAAGATCGCGCCGACCGTGGCGCACTCGGCGCAGTACGACCCGTTCGGTGCCCCGTGGCAGGACATGACCCTCACCGCCGGGCGGGCGCTGGGCCGCGAGCAGCAGGCCATGGACCTCGTGGCCGACGTCGAGCGGAGGTTCGTCGCGGTCCGCGCCGCCCACCCGCAGTGGGCGCAGCTGACCATGCTGGTGATGGCCGCCGCGGAGGGCGGCACCTACCAGGTGTTCTCCCCCCAGGACCCGAAGTCCCGGTTCTTCGCCGAACTCGGCTTCAGGACCGAGCCGCCGTGGCTGGGCGCGCGGGTGCAGGACAACGTGGCCACGGTCAGCGCCGAGGAGTTCGAGCTGCTCGACGTCGACCGGCTGGCGTGGACCTCGGATCCGGACACGATGCAGGTCCTGCGCGACGACCCGATCTACAACCGGCTCGACGTCGTCCGCTCCGGACGGGTGAGCTACTTCGACTACACCACGCCCCCGTTCCCGGGCGCCGCGATCACCTTCAACAGCGTCCTGAGCATCCCCTACGCGCTGGAACAGGTCGTTCCCGAGCTGGAGCGGATGGACGCGCGCCGGTGA
- a CDS encoding TetR/AcrR family transcriptional regulator — protein sequence MTNAVEAPAADPEPLTRRTRKRNERRDRVFAAAIELFTERGYDETSMDDVAARAGLARTTVFNHYSRKVLFLEDWAQRRRLRAARSFAERAPDAASVQDVLGTYLAALAALNEDSRAETAAIMPLALRYTDVMVDHPLGGDLAQLIVDSRARLRPGADPLWVGRLIALGYFSAVSRWITAEPPPFGLADELASLLDTVLIGALPR from the coding sequence GTGACGAACGCCGTGGAGGCACCCGCCGCCGATCCGGAACCGCTCACCCGGCGCACGCGCAAGCGCAACGAGCGGCGAGATCGCGTGTTCGCGGCGGCGATCGAGCTGTTCACCGAGCGGGGCTACGACGAGACGTCGATGGACGACGTCGCCGCACGTGCGGGCCTCGCCCGCACCACCGTCTTCAACCACTACTCGCGGAAGGTCCTCTTCCTCGAGGACTGGGCGCAGCGCCGCCGCTTGCGCGCGGCCAGGTCGTTCGCAGAGCGCGCCCCGGACGCCGCGTCCGTGCAGGACGTCCTCGGCACGTACCTCGCCGCGCTGGCGGCGCTGAACGAGGACAGCCGTGCCGAGACCGCCGCGATCATGCCGCTCGCCCTGCGCTACACCGACGTGATGGTCGACCACCCGCTCGGCGGCGATCTCGCCCAGCTGATCGTCGACTCACGGGCGCGGCTGCGACCGGGCGCCGACCCGCTCTGGGTGGGACGGCTGATCGCTCTCGGCTACTTCTCGGCGGTCAGTCGGTGGATCACCGCCGAACCCCCGCCGTTCGGCCTCGCCGACGAGCTCGCGTCGCTGCTCGACACCGTGCTGATCGGAGCGCTACCCCGCTGA
- a CDS encoding TetR/AcrR family transcriptional regulator, whose translation MPRWEADAQGRLERAALELFETQGFERTTVAQIAGAAGLKERSFYRYFPDKREVLFAGNQLEAHLVAQVEAADPELTPFEALLSALGSADEVFPREFLLRRTAVIAASPALAERDLIKLADIADALARALERRGVEPGEARFVIDVAIVISRRATSRWLTDPDAPLSELVTQAAAELRTAVAPSAPTVRREEEQRPPAST comes from the coding sequence ATGCCGAGATGGGAGGCCGACGCGCAGGGCCGCCTCGAACGTGCGGCGCTCGAACTGTTCGAGACGCAGGGGTTCGAGCGCACCACGGTCGCGCAGATCGCGGGTGCCGCCGGCCTGAAGGAGCGCTCCTTCTACCGCTACTTCCCCGACAAGCGGGAAGTCCTCTTCGCCGGCAACCAGCTGGAGGCCCACCTCGTCGCCCAGGTCGAGGCGGCCGATCCGGAGCTCACGCCGTTCGAGGCACTGCTGAGCGCACTGGGGAGCGCCGACGAGGTCTTTCCGCGCGAGTTCCTGCTGCGGCGCACAGCGGTGATCGCCGCGAGCCCGGCACTTGCCGAGCGCGACCTGATCAAGCTCGCCGACATCGCCGACGCGCTGGCGCGGGCGCTCGAGCGCCGTGGCGTCGAGCCCGGCGAAGCACGCTTCGTCATCGACGTGGCGATAGTGATCTCCCGGCGGGCCACGTCCCGGTGGCTGACCGACCCGGACGCGCCGCTCTCCGAGCTCGTGACCCAGGCCGCTGCCGAACTGCGCACTGCGGTCGCGCCGTCAGCCCCGACGGTCCGCCGCGAAGAAGAGCAGCGCCCACCGGCTTCGACCTGA
- a CDS encoding class I adenylate-forming enzyme family protein yields the protein MATTDAFTLLTRHAAAPARPFLVFCDGDGRTSEISYAEQVRCALGTAELLRREGVAAGDRVHLMTANRPEFLDVFFGCAVLGAVVVPVNPLSTADEVAHQLDDAGATVAIADPQLCATVRSAGREHVRVLDVDELVAARPAEPAPVAHIPRSGVAAIMYTSGTTSRPKGVLVTHENYVRVGTAMAAHLGVTAEDRWLVTLPLFHGNAQYYCLMSALVAGGSIALTSRFSATGWPRHARDLRPTLASLFAAPVRMILARAAPDPVDADNALRLVLFAQNLTDAQAAEFERRFGAPLVQLYGMTETVVPPFVNPPDENRRWDSIGLPLPGVQVRVVDAAGNPVPAGTPGELLVGGEPGTDVALGYHDRPQETAALLDGGWLHTGDLVRLDADGRAYFVDRAKDMVKRAGENVAASEVERVVNEHPAVLECAVHGIPDPVHDEAIVAHVVPRPGHHPEPDELLAWCRARLARFKVPSLVVVRDELPRTSVGKIRKDVLRAEITRPPTPTT from the coding sequence GTGGCGACGACCGACGCGTTCACGCTGCTCACCCGGCACGCGGCCGCCCCTGCTCGGCCGTTCCTCGTGTTCTGCGACGGCGACGGGAGGACCAGCGAGATCTCCTACGCCGAGCAGGTCCGGTGCGCCCTCGGCACTGCGGAACTGCTGCGCCGCGAGGGAGTGGCCGCCGGCGACCGCGTGCACCTGATGACCGCGAACCGCCCCGAGTTCCTCGACGTGTTTTTCGGCTGCGCCGTGCTGGGCGCCGTCGTCGTGCCGGTCAACCCGCTGTCCACCGCCGACGAGGTGGCCCACCAGCTCGACGACGCCGGCGCGACCGTCGCGATCGCGGATCCGCAGCTGTGCGCCACCGTGCGATCCGCGGGGCGGGAGCACGTGCGCGTGCTGGACGTCGACGAGCTGGTGGCTGCCCGGCCGGCCGAGCCCGCCCCGGTCGCGCACATCCCGCGGTCGGGGGTCGCGGCGATCATGTACACGTCCGGGACGACGAGCCGCCCCAAGGGCGTGCTCGTCACGCACGAGAACTACGTGCGCGTCGGCACCGCGATGGCCGCCCACCTCGGCGTCACCGCAGAGGACCGGTGGCTGGTGACCCTGCCGCTCTTCCACGGCAACGCCCAGTACTACTGCCTGATGTCGGCGCTCGTCGCCGGCGGCTCGATCGCCCTCACCTCGCGGTTCTCCGCGACGGGGTGGCCGCGCCACGCCCGCGACCTGCGCCCGACGCTGGCCAGCCTGTTCGCCGCGCCCGTGCGGATGATCCTCGCCCGCGCCGCACCCGACCCGGTCGACGCCGACAACGCCCTGCGCCTGGTGCTGTTCGCCCAGAACCTCACCGACGCCCAGGCCGCGGAGTTCGAACGCCGCTTCGGCGCACCGCTCGTGCAGCTCTACGGCATGACCGAGACCGTGGTGCCGCCGTTCGTCAACCCGCCGGACGAGAACCGCCGCTGGGACTCGATCGGCCTCCCGCTGCCCGGCGTGCAGGTCCGCGTCGTCGACGCGGCCGGCAACCCGGTCCCGGCCGGCACCCCCGGCGAGTTGCTCGTCGGCGGCGAGCCGGGGACCGACGTCGCGCTCGGCTACCACGACCGGCCGCAGGAGACGGCCGCGCTGCTCGACGGCGGCTGGCTGCACACCGGCGACCTCGTCCGCCTCGACGCGGACGGTCGCGCGTACTTCGTCGACCGGGCCAAGGACATGGTGAAACGAGCCGGGGAGAACGTCGCCGCGAGCGAGGTCGAGCGCGTGGTGAACGAGCACCCGGCCGTCCTCGAGTGCGCGGTGCACGGCATCCCCGACCCGGTGCACGACGAGGCGATCGTCGCCCACGTCGTGCCCCGGCCGGGGCACCACCCGGAGCCGGACGAGCTGCTGGCCTGGTGCCGGGCCCGGCTGGCCCGCTTCAAGGTCCCCAGCCTCGTCGTCGTCCGCGACGAGCTGCCCCGCACCAGCGTCGGGAAGATCCGCAAGGACGTCCTCCGCGCGGAGATCACCCGGCCACCGACCCCCACCACCTGA